TCGGCCAAGTCCTGCGATATATCGGCGTGTATCGCCACGTTCTTGAAACAATTCGATCCGGCGCGTTGGGCGCGCCCTTCGGCGTTCGCATCATTCGAACGATGGGCCGCTGGGGCGGCTGGGGCCGGCCGTGGCGTCTGAAACGGGAAACATCGGGCGGACTCCTGATGGAAATCAACGCGCACGAAATTGACTTCATGCGTTGCATTCTCGGCGAGGCCGTTTGCGTCAGCGCCATGGGCGACCGGTTCTGCAACGGGGAAAACGACTATGAAGACCTGATCTTCGCCCATATCGCCTTTGCCGGCGGCGGCATGGGCAGTCTGGCGACGGCGGCCTGCGACCATCTCGGACGGTACACCGGCGAGGTGTTCTGCGAAAAGGGAACCCTCTATTACGACAGCGTCGCAAAGACGATCCATGTCCAGCGCGAAGGCGCCGATCGGGAAGTCGTCGCCTACGACGACGTGCATCCCGAATGGGAAAACGGCGTCTATCGCGAGATGCGCGAGTTTGCCGAGACCTGTCTGGGCCGGCATCCGGCCACGATTTCCGGCGAGGACGGCCTGCGCAATGTTGAAATTGCCGAGGCCTGCTACCGGAGCATCCGCGAGGGGCGTCCGGTTTCGCTGCCTTTGGAGTGATTGCTAAACGCGATCTTGTCCGCCGAGGGCGCCAAACGACAACCGGTACAGTGCGTAATCCAGGGCGTTGCCGGTGTAATTGCACGCGCAGATCAATTGCAGGGCCAGTTCAATGGCCCCGGCTTTCTCCGCGCCATACGTCTCCTGCAATTTTCGTCGCATTTCCGGAGCGGGGTTGCGTCCCGTTTCGGCCCAGTGATGCGCATAAATAATCGCGGGCAATTCCTCGTCGGGACAACCCTCGAATTCTCCGGCCAGTAACTTCCGGACTTCATCGTTCGACACACCCGCGTCCAACGCCGCTTTCGTATGGAAATGAGCGCAATAGCGGCATTGGTTCACCTGCGTCACCGCGAGCATAAGGCGTTCCCGGAAGGGCGCGGAAAGGGTTTTTCCCCGCAATACCGCCATCAGACGCCGCGGTTTTCCCAGCAGGGAAGCCCAGTCGGACAAAAAGGCGATTGGACCGCTATGCATGCGTTTCTTGAACGGTTTCATCCCATCCTCCCTCTTTGGTCGCGAACGCGACTTCATGTTTGAATTCCACTATAGGTCATTTTAGGGGCGCATCCAAATTTTTCCCTGAAATCGCGGGTCCTTGCGTCCTTGCGTCGTCGCGTTTACAATCGTTTTGGACAGCGATGCCCATCGCCGTCGAACCGCCGGCGCACGAGATGGCCGGCACGGGCGTCCGAAATGAGCGAACAAGATCGAACGTCAGCGCCAACGGACAACGGCGACCCTTTCGAGCACGCGCCGATGGATCGCCTGCGTGCCTATATGATGCTGTGTTTTGTGGGGTATACCGTTTTTCTGTTTGCGATGGGCGTTCGTTTCGATGTGTCGCCGCTGGAAACCTTTGCCCATTACGCCGATCCGGAACTGCTGCGCAC
This genomic window from Candidatus Hydrogenedentota bacterium contains:
- a CDS encoding Gfo/Idh/MocA family oxidoreductase, translating into MGKKARLGFVGLGTMGCDLLREACRNPEIEVAALCDIDPRALEKATEICAGSPASYDDYHDLIAHEKPDGMVVAVPQHLHAAISIESLEAGVHVFCEKPMGLNVGECRAMIAAAGRSGKALMIGQVLRYIGVYRHVLETIRSGALGAPFGVRIIRTMGRWGGWGRPWRLKRETSGGLLMEINAHEIDFMRCILGEAVCVSAMGDRFCNGENDYEDLIFAHIAFAGGGMGSLATAACDHLGRYTGEVFCEKGTLYYDSVAKTIHVQREGADREVVAYDDVHPEWENGVYREMREFAETCLGRHPATISGEDGLRNVEIAEACYRSIREGRPVSLPLE
- a CDS encoding carboxymuconolactone decarboxylase family protein; translation: MKPFKKRMHSGPIAFLSDWASLLGKPRRLMAVLRGKTLSAPFRERLMLAVTQVNQCRYCAHFHTKAALDAGVSNDEVRKLLAGEFEGCPDEELPAIIYAHHWAETGRNPAPEMRRKLQETYGAEKAGAIELALQLICACNYTGNALDYALYRLSFGALGGQDRV